A genomic window from Cucumis melo cultivar AY chromosome 8, USDA_Cmelo_AY_1.0, whole genome shotgun sequence includes:
- the LOC127150769 gene encoding uncharacterized protein LOC127150769 has product MPNRDGDSFHSIKFLIQCHTSFAIIFMVLTMPISTSFGTSFERAFQQILPSGLTSVSKPRWNNKIQVLANFNLKETPQLVELVDDSKEVKELIGLALEKVLLKWMNFHLEKAGY; this is encoded by the exons ATGCCAAATAGGGATGGAGATTCCTTCCATTCAATCAAGTTTTTGATACAATGTCACACGAGTTTTGCCATAATCTTCATGGTCCTCACAATGCCAATCTCTACAAGCTTTGGGACGAGCTTTGAAAG AGCTTTCCAACAAATTCTTCCTTCAGGCCTTACTTCAGTTTCAAAACCTCGATGGAACAACAAG ATTCAAGTGCTGGCTAATTTTAATCTGAAAGAAACTCCTCAACTTGTGGAACTGGTGGATGATAGCAAg GAAGTGAAAGAACTCATAGGGCTAGCACTAGAGAAAGTCTTACTCAAATGGATGAATTTTCATTTGGAAAAAGCTGGCTATTAG